The following is a genomic window from Pseudomonas promysalinigenes.
GGTTGCTGCCAGAAAGCCGGGCCATGTGGCAGAGCGGGCAGTTGCTCAACGAAGCGGCAGGGTTGGTGGGGTATCGGTTGTTCTATTGAAACCTGCGCGGCCTTTTCGCAGGCAACCCCGCTCCCACTGTGGTCCGCCCATCACGCGTGATGAACTCCACCTGTGGGAGCGGTTGCAGCCGCGAAGATTCCGGCGCGGGCCATTCAGACGGTCTTGGCGATACGGCCTGCCAGCAGCGCCCAGCCCAGCAACAGTACGCACAGGATCGCCAGCGGCCAGGAGCGCCATTGCAGGTAGGGCGTCAGTTGCTGCATCGGCACCACGTCTCCATACAATACCGCCCGCTGGAACTGCGGCACTTGCGCGGTGATCTTGCCAAACGGGTCGATCAGCGCGGTTACGCCGTTGTTGGTGGCTCGGATCATCCAACGGCCAGCCTCCAGTGCGCGCATCTGTGCCATCTGCAAGTGTTGCAGCGGGCCGATCGAAGTGCCGAACCAGGTATCGTTGCTGATGGTCAGCAGCAGATCGCTGCGCGCCGCAAGGCCCGCTGCGAATTCTGGGTAGACCACTTCGTAGCAGATGAATGGTGCAACCTGGTAACCCTTGGCTTGCAGCAAGGGCTGGTCTTCAGGGCCACGGGCAAAGTCGGACATCGGCAGGTTGAAGAACTCGATCGCGCCGCGCAGCATGTCCTGCAGCGGTACATACTCGCCGAAAGGCACCAGCTTTTGCTTGAGGTAGGTGCCGTCGCCTTCGCCGGTCACCGTTACGCCGTTGTAGAAGCGGCGCTGGCGATGCACGATCTCACGTACGGGCACGCCGGTGATCAGCGCCGAATGCCGGTCGGCGGCAAAACGCCCCATCACGTCGATATAGCCCTGGGCCTGGTCCTTGAGTACCGGCACGGCGGTTTCCGGCCACACCAGCAGGTCGACCGGCTTGGACCTGAAGCTCATGTCGCGGTACAGCGCCAGTTGCGCATCGATGTGGGCTGGGTCCCATTTCAGATCCTGCTCGACATTGCCCTGCAGGGCCGCGACCTTCAAGGGGTCGCCCGCAGGCGTGGTCCAGGCGTGGCCCTTAAGGGCCATGCCGATCACCCAAGGCGCTAACAGCAGCACCACACCCACAGCCAGGAACGACGGGCGTTGGCGCAGACGGTGCAGGTTGCACAGCAGCGCAGCGGTCAATGCCAAGGTGAAGGAAACCAGCCACACCCCGCCCAGCGGTGCCAGGCCGGCAAGGGGACCGTCGAGCTGGCTGTAGCCGGCGTAGAGCCAGGGGAAACCGGTGAGGAACCAGCCCCGGAACGCCTCCTGCAACAGCCACAGCGCGGCAAAGCACAAGGCATCTGCCAGCGGCGCCTCGTTGCGCCGCAACCAGCGCGCCCATAACCAAGTGGGCAAGGCGAAGAACCAGGCGAGGGCGGCGAAGAATGCCAACAGCAGTGCGATCGCCAACAAAGGCGAAGCGCCGCCGTAGGTGTTCATGCTGACATAGATCCACCAGGTGCCGGCACCATACAGGCCGAAACCGAACCACCAGCCGCGCCACATGGCCTGGCGTGGGTTGAGTTCTCGTAGGCCCAGGTACAGCAGGGCAATGGACAACAAAGCCACCGGCCAGATATCGAACGGTGCCAGGGCCAGGAGCGTCGATGCGCCGGCCGCCAAGGCCAGCAGGTTACCGGGCCAGCCGGGGCGGGTGATCCAACGCATGTGAGTCCTTAACGGGTGATCGGGGTCAGTCGCAGCAAGTGTATCCGCCGGCTGTCGGCGTTGAGAATACGGAACTTGTAGGCGCCGATCTCGGTGGTTTCATTACGCTTGGGCAGGTGGCCGAAGGCGCTCATCACCAAGCCGCCAACGGTGTCGAACTCGTCATCGGAGAACCCGCTGTCGAAGAACTCATTGAAGTTGTCGATCGGGGTCAACGCCTTGACCAGGAAGTCGCCACTTGGCAGCGGCTTGATGTAGCTGTCTTCTTCGACGTCATGCTCGTCTTCGATATCGCCGACGATCTGCTCCAGCACGTCCTCGATGGTCACCAGCCCGGCCACGCCGCCGTATTCGTCGATAACGATGGCCATGTGGTTGTGGTTGGCGCGAAATTCGCGCAGCAGCACGTTCAGGCGTTTGGACTCCGGCACGAAGGTGGCCGGGCGCAGCAAGTCCTTGATGTTGAAGCTGTCGCCGTTCTCCTTGAGGATCAGCGGCAGCAGGTCCTTGGCCAGCAGGATCCCGAGCACATCGTCATGGCTTTCGCCGATCACCGGGTAGCGCGAGTGGGCGGCGTCGATGACCGCCGGCAGGAATTCGCGCGGCGATTGGGTCGCCTTGATGCTGATCATTTGCGAACGCGGAACCATGATGTCGCGAACCTGCAGGTCTGCAACCTGGATGGCACCCTCGACGATGGTCAGCGCTTCGCTGTCGAGCAGCTTGTTCTGATGGGCTTCGCGCAGCAGCTCAAGGAGCTCCTGGCGGTTTTTCGGCTCATGGGCAAAAGCCTGGGTCAGTTTACCCAGCCAGGACTTTTGCCCGTTGCTCGATCGATCTTCGCTCATGGCGTTTCTCGTGATCCTTGGTGTATCAGTGTGTGAGAGGTTCGTTTTCATCGTCGGCATAGGGGTCGGGGTGACCCAGTTCTGCCAGCAATTCCCGTTCCAGCGCTTCCATTTCCTCGGCCTCATCGTCCTCGATGTGGTCGTAGCCGAGTAGGTGCAGGCAGCCGTGAATTACCAGGTGTGCCCAGTGGGCTTGCAAGGCTTTGCCCTGTTCGGCAGCCTCGCGCTCGACCACTGGCACGCAAATCACCAGATCCCCCAACAGTGGGATATCCAGCAGATCGTCGGGTACGTCCGCCGGGAACGACAGGACGTTGGTCGCGTAATCTTTGTGCCGATAGGTGTGATTTAGTTCGCGGCCTTCGGCTTCGTCGACCAGACGAATGGTCATCTCGGAATCGGCGCTGCGCTGGCGCAAGGCCAGCTCGCACCAGCGGCGGAAAGCAGCGTCATCCGGGGCGGCAGCGTCCGTAGCCCTTTGCAAATCGAGCTCAAGCATCTTTGCCGGGCGCCTCGGGCTTGGCCTGACGGGCATCGAAGCGGTCATAGGCTTCGACGATACGCTGTACCAGTGGGTGACGAACCACATCCTTGGGTTGGAAGTGGGTGAAGCTGATGCCCGGCACGTCCTTGAGCACCTCGATCACATGGGCCAGGCCCGACTTGGTGCCACGCGGCAGATCGACCTGGGTGATGTCACCGGTGATCACCGCCGTGGAGCCGAAGCCGATGCGGGTGAGGAACATCTTCATCTGCTCGAGGGTGGTGTTCTGGCTCTCGTCAAGGATGATGAAGCTGTTGTTCAGTGTGCGGCCGCGCATGTAGGCCAGCGGGGCGATCTCGATCACCTGGCGCTCGATCAGCTTGGCCACGTGCTCGAAGCCGAGCATCTCGTACAGCGCGTCGTACAGCGGGCGCAGATACGGGTCGATCTTCTGAGCCAGGTCGCCGGGCAGGAAGCCGAGCTTTTCACCCGCTTCAACAGCTGGGCGCACCAGCAGGATGCGGCGCACCTGCTCGCGTTCCAGGGCATCGACGGCGCAGGCCACGGCGAGATACGTCTTGCCGGTACCCGCAGGGCCAATGCCGAAGTTGATGTCGTTGCCCAGGATTTCCTTGACGTAACGCTGCTGGTTGACGCCGCGCGGGCGGATGTTGCCCTTGCGCGTGCGCAACGAAACGCTCACTTCATTCACCGCCGGGTTGTCGATGTTCTCGACCGTCGACTCCTGCAGGTACAGGTGCACGGTTTCCGGCGACAACTCGGTGGCCTTGGCCTCACGGTAGAGACGGCGCAGCAGTTGCTCGGCAGCGGAGGTGGTCTTGGGTTCGCCGATCAGCTCGAATTGGTTGCCGCGGTTGCGGATTTCGATAGCCAGGCGTTGTTCGATCAGGCGCAGGTGCTCGTCGAACTGGCCGCACAAATTGGCGAAACGGTGGGCCTCGAAAGGTTCGAGGATGAAACGATGAGGTTGTATGGGTGCGTTCAAGGTCGTTTTTAGCCGCTCGTCGGCGATGGAATTGAACTCAAGAATAACCCTTGAGCGGCAGTGGCGAAAGCACTGAAACGATCAAGGGTAGGTATGGGCCGCCAGGCTGCGTTTGCCGGAGGCTGCTCTGCTATGATGCGCGCCTTTTCTTACGCATGTGCTATCGCGCCGATCATGAGCAAACGTGAACCTGCCATCTATAAAGTGATCTTCCTCAATCAGGGGCAGGTCTTCGAAATGTATGCCAAACAGATCTATCAGAGCGACCTGTGGGGCTTTCTGGAAATCGAGGAGTTCGTGTTCGGCGAGCGCACCCAAGTGGTGGTCGACCCCAGCGAAGAGAAGCTCAAGAACCAGTTCGAAGGGGTGATTCGCAGCTTCGTACCCATGCACTCGATCGTGCGTATCGACGAAGTGGAGCGGCTTGGCACTGCCAAGATCAGCGAAGCCAAGGCCGGCGGCAACGTCATGCCATTCCCGATGCCCATGCCGGAGCGCTGAGCCTCAGGGAAGTGGCGAGAACGGTGTGCGCCCTTCGGCGTTCTGCAGTTCCAACAGGTATTTGCGGAAGATCTGCCCAAGTACCTGGGTAGCGTGCTCCAGCTCGTCGCGCGGCATCTGCTCGGTCACTTCGTCGGCCATGTCCAGGGCGTCTTCTGCGCCGTTGACCGCAGCCATTTTCAGCAGGATGTAGGCCTGCACGTTGTTGGCCTTGACCCCTTCGCCATGGAAGAACATGGCGCCAAGGCGGTACTGCGCTTGGGCATGGCCTTGCAAAGATGCCTTTTGGTACCAGTCCAGGGCCTTTTTGAGGTTTTGGGGCGTTAGCGTGTAGTAATACTCGCCAAGCTCGAACTGCGCCTGGGCGTCCCCGGTCGCCGCTGCCTG
Proteins encoded in this region:
- the lnt gene encoding apolipoprotein N-acyltransferase, with the translated sequence MRWITRPGWPGNLLALAAGASTLLALAPFDIWPVALLSIALLYLGLRELNPRQAMWRGWWFGFGLYGAGTWWIYVSMNTYGGASPLLAIALLLAFFAALAWFFALPTWLWARWLRRNEAPLADALCFAALWLLQEAFRGWFLTGFPWLYAGYSQLDGPLAGLAPLGGVWLVSFTLALTAALLCNLHRLRQRPSFLAVGVVLLLAPWVIGMALKGHAWTTPAGDPLKVAALQGNVEQDLKWDPAHIDAQLALYRDMSFRSKPVDLLVWPETAVPVLKDQAQGYIDVMGRFAADRHSALITGVPVREIVHRQRRFYNGVTVTGEGDGTYLKQKLVPFGEYVPLQDMLRGAIEFFNLPMSDFARGPEDQPLLQAKGYQVAPFICYEVVYPEFAAGLAARSDLLLTISNDTWFGTSIGPLQHLQMAQMRALEAGRWMIRATNNGVTALIDPFGKITAQVPQFQRAVLYGDVVPMQQLTPYLQWRSWPLAILCVLLLGWALLAGRIAKTV
- a CDS encoding HlyC/CorC family transporter produces the protein MSEDRSSNGQKSWLGKLTQAFAHEPKNRQELLELLREAHQNKLLDSEALTIVEGAIQVADLQVRDIMVPRSQMISIKATQSPREFLPAVIDAAHSRYPVIGESHDDVLGILLAKDLLPLILKENGDSFNIKDLLRPATFVPESKRLNVLLREFRANHNHMAIVIDEYGGVAGLVTIEDVLEQIVGDIEDEHDVEEDSYIKPLPSGDFLVKALTPIDNFNEFFDSGFSDDEFDTVGGLVMSAFGHLPKRNETTEIGAYKFRILNADSRRIHLLRLTPITR
- the ybeY gene encoding rRNA maturation RNase YbeY; this encodes MLELDLQRATDAAAPDDAAFRRWCELALRQRSADSEMTIRLVDEAEGRELNHTYRHKDYATNVLSFPADVPDDLLDIPLLGDLVICVPVVEREAAEQGKALQAHWAHLVIHGCLHLLGYDHIEDDEAEEMEALERELLAELGHPDPYADDENEPLTH
- a CDS encoding PhoH family protein, encoding MNAPIQPHRFILEPFEAHRFANLCGQFDEHLRLIEQRLAIEIRNRGNQFELIGEPKTTSAAEQLLRRLYREAKATELSPETVHLYLQESTVENIDNPAVNEVSVSLRTRKGNIRPRGVNQQRYVKEILGNDINFGIGPAGTGKTYLAVACAVDALEREQVRRILLVRPAVEAGEKLGFLPGDLAQKIDPYLRPLYDALYEMLGFEHVAKLIERQVIEIAPLAYMRGRTLNNSFIILDESQNTTLEQMKMFLTRIGFGSTAVITGDITQVDLPRGTKSGLAHVIEVLKDVPGISFTHFQPKDVVRHPLVQRIVEAYDRFDARQAKPEAPGKDA
- a CDS encoding DUF1820 family protein — translated: MSKREPAIYKVIFLNQGQVFEMYAKQIYQSDLWGFLEIEEFVFGERTQVVVDPSEEKLKNQFEGVIRSFVPMHSIVRIDEVERLGTAKISEAKAGGNVMPFPMPMPER
- a CDS encoding tetratricopeptide repeat protein yields the protein MNRTGRALTLGCLLLLQPLLALAEGGNSLLIPATGRCTLNVQPEDLQNALKTCEQAAATGDAQAQFELGEYYYTLTPQNLKKALDWYQKASLQGHAQAQYRLGAMFFHGEGVKANNVQAYILLKMAAVNGAEDALDMADEVTEQMPRDELEHATQVLGQIFRKYLLELQNAEGRTPFSPLP